Proteins encoded in a region of the Zea mays cultivar B73 chromosome 4, Zm-B73-REFERENCE-NAM-5.0, whole genome shotgun sequence genome:
- the LOC100193759 gene encoding uncharacterized protein LOC100193759 isoform 1 (isoform 1 is encoded by transcript variant 1), whose amino-acid sequence MVVAVAVAVVDPHGTAAVWCVCRGSASGGEHDDPDPRHHHRVRGVERDGVAVQHGRQGRVRPGVRGDGEQRLPLRRPRRAPPLRGLRQLGARGPAPVPPRRPRLPRRRRPPDRARRRRALPLRLGPRLPDDRRRRARRLLLME is encoded by the coding sequence atggtggtggcggtggctgTGGCGGTTGTTGACCCACATGGCACGGCGGCGGTGTGGTGCGTGTGCAGGGGCTCGGCCAGCGGCGGCGAACACGACGACCCCGACCCCCGCCACCACCACCGGGTGCGCGGCGTCGAGCGTGACGGTGTCGCAGTCCAACACGGGCGACAGGGCCGGGTACGACCCGGTGTTCGAGGTGACGGTGAGCAACGCCTGCCGCTGCGCCGTCCGCGCCGTGCGCCTCCGCTCCGAGGGCTTCGCCAGCTCGGTGCCCGTGGACCCGCGCCTGTTCCGCCGCGCCGGCCGCGACTACCTCGTCGCCGACGGCCGCCGGATCGAGCCCGGCGCCGACGCGCGCTTCCGCTACGCCTGGGACCGCGCCTTCCGGATGACCGCCGCCGCCGTGCGCGACGACTGCTCCTGATGGAGTGA
- the LOC100193759 gene encoding uncharacterized protein LOC100193759 isoform 2 precursor (isoform 2 precursor is encoded by transcript variant 2), with amino-acid sequence MAQSSSASVKLLVLVVLPALLLFLVQAQGARPAAANTTTPTPATTTGCAASSVTVSQSNTGDRAGYDPVFEVTVSNACRCAVRAVRLRSEGFASSVPVDPRLFRRAGRDYLVADGRRIEPGADARFRYAWDRAFRMTAAAVRDDCS; translated from the exons ATGGCACAGTCGTCGTCCGCCTCCGTCAAGCTGCTGGTTCTGGTTGTCCTCCCTGCGCTCCTCCTGTTCCTCGTCCAAGCGCAAG GGGCTCGGCCAGCGGCGGCGAACACGACGACCCCGACCCCCGCCACCACCACCGGGTGCGCGGCGTCGAGCGTGACGGTGTCGCAGTCCAACACGGGCGACAGGGCCGGGTACGACCCGGTGTTCGAGGTGACGGTGAGCAACGCCTGCCGCTGCGCCGTCCGCGCCGTGCGCCTCCGCTCCGAGGGCTTCGCCAGCTCGGTGCCCGTGGACCCGCGCCTGTTCCGCCGCGCCGGCCGCGACTACCTCGTCGCCGACGGCCGCCGGATCGAGCCCGGCGCCGACGCGCGCTTCCGCTACGCCTGGGACCGCGCCTTCCGGATGACCGCCGCCGCCGTGCGCGACGACTGCTCCTGA